The sequence CGGCATCGGCGGCGTCAAGCTGCTCAACGCCCTCGGCATCGATCCGGCGGTTTACCACATGAACGAAGGCCACTCGGCGTTCCTCACCCTTGAACTCCTTGCAAAAGAGCTCGAAGCCGGCATACCGATGGAAGAGGCAAAGAAAATCATCAAAAATCGCTGCGTCTTCACCACGCACACGCCGGTTCCCGCAGGTCACGACCGCTTCTCGCGCGACATGATGCACTACACCTTCGACCGTTACCTTCAGCAGTCCGGCATCGAATTCGACGACCTGATGCTCCTCGGCTCCGAAGACCGCAGCAACATCTACGGCCTCTTCACCATGACCGTACTCGCACTGAACTTCTCCAGAGCCGCAAACGGCGTATCGAAACTGCACGGCGAAGTATCACGACAGATGTGGCAGAAACTCTACGGCGTCAGCTCGGCTGATGAAGTCCCCATCGGCCATATCACCAACGGCATCCACTCACAGAGCTGGGCGAGCGGCGTAACAGACCACTTCTGGCGCAAATACACCGACAACCTCGACACCCTCACCGCATCGCGGCAGGCAGCCGAAGAGGTACTTGCCCGAATCAGCGACGAAGAGCTCTGGTGCCTCCGCTACCGTCTCAAACGCAACCTGATCGACTTCATCTACCGGTATCTGGGGAACCAGCTGTTCCACCAGCACACCCACTCGATGTATCCCGAATACGACTCGTCGAGACTGGCAAAAAACACCCTCTCTCCCGACGTACTCACCATCGGCTTCGCCCGCAGGTTCGCAACCTACAAGCGCGCGCCGCTGGTATTCAGAGATCTCGATCGCCTCAACCGCATCATCAACCACCCGACCATGCCGGTACAGATCGTCTTTGCGGGCAAAGCGGCATCCGCACGACGACGCAGGCAAAGACTACATCCGCCAGATTGTCGAACACTCCCGCAGACCGCAGTTTTCCGGAAAAGTAATCTTCCTTGAAAACTACAAACTCGGCGTAGCAAAACGGATGGTCTCCGGTGTTGACGTCTGGCTGAACAATCCCGTCAGGCCGATGGAAGCAAGCGGAACATCCGGCGAAAAAACCGTACTGCACGGCGGATTGAACTTCAGCGTGCTCGACGGATGGTGGCCAGAAGCGTTCAACGGCGAAAACGGCTGCTCTATCGGCCACGGAGAAACGTTCGACGACTATCAGGAACAGGACCGTTTCGATGCCGAAAAGCTCTACAGCACGCTCGAAAACCAGATCATCCCGACCTACTACGAACACGACGAAAACAACCTTCCGGTCAAATGGCTTAAAAAAATCCGTAACGCCATAGCAACCATCGCCCCGGAATACAACACGCACCGTATGGTCAGGGACTACGCCGAAAAATACTATCTGAACAGGAACAACGACTAATCGGACAGTTCCCGGAAAACATCGAACCATCATGAATTCCGACGCTTCGCCTCAAATAGTCAAGCCCGCTGCCGCCGTATCGCTCGGCCGCGGGCTTGACCTCAGGTCTCCGGTCATGCTTGCTTCAGGCACCGTATCTTACGGCGAAGAGCTCAGCAGGCTCTGCGACCTTCGAAAAATCGGGGGAATCGTCACCAAAGCGATCTCTCTCGAACCCAGAACCGGAAATCCTCCCCAGCGCATTGCCGAAACCCCGTCCGGCATGATCAACGCCATCGGGCTTGCCAATGTCGGGGTTGAACGATTTATCGCCGAAAAAGTCCCCTTTCTGCGGGGACTCGGCACGGCGGTCATCGTCAACATCGCCGGCCGCTCCATCGACGACTACTGCGAAGTGGTCTCCAGGCTCGACACCGTCGAAGGCCTCCACGCATACGAAATCAATCTCTCCTGTCCCAACGTCAAAGGCGAATGCATGATCATGGGCGTCAGCCGCGACGCAACCTTTGAAATCGTCTCCGAACTCCGCAAGCTGACCCGGCGCCACCTCATGATCAAACTGACGCCCAACGTCACATCCATCAGCAGCATAGCCCTTGCCGCCCAGGAAGCCGGAGCCGACTCCGTATCGCTCATCAACACCCTCGTCGGCATGGCCGTCAACTACAAAACCCGAAAACCGCTCATTAAAAACCGTCACCGGAGGCCTCTCAGGACCGGCAATAAAACCCGTAGCACTTGCAAAAGTCTGGGAAGTCTACAACGCCGTAAATATTCCGGTAGTAGGCATGGGAGGCATAGGCAGCTTCGAAGACGCCATGGAATTCCTGCTCGTCGGTGCAAGCGCAATACAGATAGGCACCATGAACTTCGTCTACCCCGACATCAGCCAGCGAATCGCCCAAGCCATCGAAACCCACTTCTCCGCACCAAACGCCCCGGCATACCAGGATTATGTGGGAAGCCTGATTGTTTAAATGCCGTTGGCTGATGTCGGGGTAAGCAGTGGGCAATCCACGGGAAAAAACGGCAACAGGGAGTTATCAGTTAATGCGAATGGTGGGTTTTTGCTGGTAGCTGAGATTTAAGGGTTTGCTGGAGTTTATTGAGCATGGAGAGAACATGTTCAGCAGTTTGAATCCAATTCTGACTGGTCTCGGAAGTAATGTAATCAATATCATTGCCTATATAAACCTGAGTAATGAACTCAGCAGCTGATCCCTTGGCTATATCAAGAAATTTGATGCGTTCTCTTATAGATTCTTTTTCCATTCCTTCAGCGATATTGCTCGGTATAGAGAGTCCTGAACGACAGATCTGATCACGGAATCCGAAGTCTTTACCTGGCGAGATGGTTTTATAGACATCAGCACTCAACCGGGCACTTATTTTCCATACATCAAGCGTTTCGCATCTCATAAGATTCACCTCTATAAGCCAGTTGTGATCGGAAAACAAGAATAAGCCAAAAACGGAAAATAAGAATCACCCAGGGTTAGCGTAAAAAACACCCATAGCTCGTAGTTTGAAGGTGCCAACCAAATCAAACCCCAGAGCTATGAGGACACAGTTAAAAAAGCTAACCATGTACAACAAAGTTAAGGAATTTGCCCGAGAAGGATTAAGCATCCGTCAAATCAGCCGAAAGACGGGCATGGACAGAGTGACGGTGCGCAAGTTT comes from Chlorobium limicola DSM 245 and encodes:
- a CDS encoding four helix bundle protein, producing the protein MRCETLDVWKISARLSADVYKTISPGKDFGFRDQICRSGLSIPSNIAEGMEKESIRERIKFLDIAKGSAAEFITQVYIGNDIDYITSETSQNWIQTAEHVLSMLNKLQQTLKSQLPAKTHHSH